In Lotus japonicus ecotype B-129 chromosome 5, LjGifu_v1.2, one genomic interval encodes:
- the LOC130721210 gene encoding F-box/FBD/LRR-repeat protein At1g16930-like: protein MDDDRISSLPDEILCHILSFLPTQQAVHTSVLSKRWIHLWTSVPVLDFDNRFHPFGFENFIHATIQARNLQQPITSFRLKYYQLLHRRSEDVKADINAWVNTVIDCGIENLEIRKEWERQPLCNFISLSCRILSCKTVVVLNLGRVSIAASSSVELPSLKSLRLNRAELKEPQYLMELLYGCPMLEDLHIYMLHYDHFGSVCKERFKILPKLVWADIWVVGMEIMDGNDVNVLLKTISNVKFLSISQFQVNDAVPEFPHLRDLTLLLEFHSWHSVLLMLKSCPKLQSFEFDGIFKAMNFLPYPHFVPDCLTESLTKCHLRYHQGTKNGLQLAKYILQNSTYLQVLKIGHALHNPAEVLKVLALCPRKSASCELSFIR from the exons AGCAGTTTACCAGATGAAATCCTCTGTCACATTCTCTCGTTCCTTCCAACTCAACAAGCAGTTCACACAAGCGTTCTTTCAAAGCGGTGGATTCATCTCTGGACCTCCGTCCCCGTTCTCGACTTCGACAATCGATTCCATCCATTCGGCTTCGAAAATTTCATACACGCAACCATTCAAGCCAGAAATCTGCAACAACCCATCACAAGTTTTCGTCTCAAATATTATCAGCTTCTTCATCGTCGATCTGAGGATGTGAAGGCCGATATCAATGCTTGGGTAAACACTGTTATCGACTGCGGCATCGAGAACCTTGAAATCAGGAAAGAATGGGAGCGCCAGCCTCTATGTAATTTCATTAGTTTGAGCTGCAGAATTCTCAGCTGCAAAACCGTAGTGGTTCTCAATTTGGGAAGGGTATCTATAGCGGCTTCGTCTTCCGTTGAGCTTCCCTCACTCAAATCCCTACGTTTGAATCGCGCTGAATTGAAAGAACCTCAATATCTTATGGAGCTTCTTTATGGGTGTCCAATGCTAGAGGATTTACACATATATATGCTACATTATGATCATTTTGGGTCGGTTTGTAAGGAAAGGTTTAAAATCTTACCCAAATTGGTGTGGGCAGATATCTGGGTTGTTGGTATGGAAATTATGGATGGTAATGATGTGAATGTTCTTCTGAAAACAATATCTAATGTGAAGTTTTTGAGCATTTCACAG TTTCAAGTTAATGATGCGGTTCCTGAATTTCCTCATTTAAGAGATTTGACCCTCTTATTGGAGTTTCATAGCTGGCATTCGGTGCTTTTGATGCTAAAGAGTTGCCCCAAGCTTCAAAGTTTTGAATTTGATGGAATTTTTAAAGCTATGAATTTTCTACCTTACCCTCATTTTGTTCCTGATTGTCTTACTGAAAGTTTAACGAAGTGCCATCTCCGTTATCACCAAGGCACAAAAAATGGCCTACAACTTGCAAAATATATTTTGCAGAATTCAACATATTTACAGGTCTTGAAAATTGGTCATGCTTTACATAATCCAGCTGAAGTGCTGAAGGTGTTAGCTTTGTGCCCAAGGAAATCTGCATCGTGTGAACTTTCATTTATTAGATAG